A genome region from Rhodopseudomonas boonkerdii includes the following:
- a CDS encoding acyl-CoA dehydrogenase family protein: protein MTASAALLKESVVGDVEPLADRIGAVARRELTPIALEIDEGTIYPDRALRHLGDAGAWSAHADLRDTIAGISVIGETCGSTAFMAWCQNTLVWYILNSENAVLKAKYLSAAASGRTLGGTGLSNPMKSFFGIEKLKLKGKRTEGGYIIRGALPWVSNLGPGHLFGTIFEIEETGEKVMFIADCADENLSLTSCKPFLAMDGTGTYAVQFRDTFIPDDHVLAAPAMPFVKKIRAGFILMQMGMAHGLLRDCVAIMESVKPSLAHVNCFLPQQPEDFAGMLAKMEAETMMLAATPYETGNDYWRAVVDLRLRAGDAAVAAAHAAMLHCGARGYLKSHRAQRRLREAYFVAIVTPATKQLRKMLADNAREQQGGNAH, encoded by the coding sequence ATGACTGCATCGGCTGCGTTGTTGAAAGAGTCTGTTGTCGGCGATGTCGAACCGCTCGCCGATCGCATCGGCGCCGTCGCGCGGCGTGAGCTGACGCCAATCGCGCTGGAGATCGACGAAGGCACGATCTATCCCGATCGGGCGCTGCGCCATCTCGGCGATGCGGGCGCATGGTCGGCTCACGCCGATCTGCGCGACACGATCGCTGGCATCTCCGTCATCGGCGAGACCTGCGGCTCCACAGCCTTCATGGCGTGGTGCCAGAACACACTGGTCTGGTACATTCTCAACTCCGAGAATGCCGTGCTGAAAGCGAAGTATCTAAGCGCCGCCGCCAGCGGCAGGACGCTCGGCGGCACCGGACTTTCCAACCCGATGAAGAGCTTCTTCGGCATCGAGAAGCTGAAGTTAAAGGGAAAACGCACCGAAGGCGGATACATCATACGCGGCGCGCTGCCATGGGTCTCCAATCTCGGACCTGGCCATCTGTTCGGCACGATCTTCGAGATCGAGGAGACCGGCGAGAAAGTGATGTTCATCGCCGACTGTGCGGATGAGAACCTCTCGCTGACATCATGCAAGCCGTTCCTCGCCATGGATGGGACCGGTACATATGCGGTGCAATTCCGCGATACCTTCATTCCCGATGACCACGTGCTCGCCGCACCGGCGATGCCCTTCGTAAAGAAGATCCGAGCCGGCTTCATCCTGATGCAGATGGGCATGGCGCACGGATTGCTCCGCGACTGCGTCGCCATCATGGAGAGCGTGAAACCCTCGCTTGCCCACGTCAATTGCTTCCTGCCGCAGCAGCCTGAGGATTTTGCCGGCATGCTGGCGAAGATGGAGGCTGAGACGATGATGCTCGCCGCGACGCCATACGAGACGGGTAACGACTACTGGCGTGCCGTGGTCGATCTGCGCTTGCGTGCGGGCGACGCGGCGGTCGCCGCCGCCCATGCCGCGATGCTGCATTGTGGTGCGCGCGGCTATCTCAAATCTCATCGCGCGCAGCGGCGCCTGCGCGAGGCCTATTTCGTGGCGATCGTCACTCCCGCGACCAAACAGCTCCGCAAGATGCTCGCGGACAATGCCCGCGAACAGCAAGGAGGTAACGCCCATTGA
- a CDS encoding OsmC family protein, producing the protein MTAVAAKTVLTGCLAPIDKGGLEQLIANGKANPNVIKTLKCKTVAEGKFRHANYIRSLPPYIVDEPPALLGDDTAPNPSEASLAALGSCLAVGLHANAVHRGWIVNKLELQLEGDLNITAVWGTGDVSEKPVGFTDVRVKVDMECEGIPQSEVDALITHVKKWSPVANTFTRPVNLEVSA; encoded by the coding sequence ATGACCGCTGTTGCCGCCAAAACCGTCCTGACCGGCTGCCTCGCACCGATCGACAAGGGCGGACTCGAACAGCTGATCGCCAACGGGAAGGCCAATCCGAACGTCATCAAGACGCTGAAGTGCAAGACCGTCGCCGAAGGCAAATTCCGCCACGCCAACTACATCCGCAGTCTGCCGCCCTACATCGTCGATGAGCCGCCGGCATTACTCGGCGACGACACCGCGCCGAATCCGTCGGAAGCCTCGTTAGCTGCGCTCGGTTCCTGCCTCGCCGTCGGCCTGCACGCCAATGCGGTGCATCGGGGCTGGATCGTCAACAAGCTCGAACTGCAGCTCGAAGGCGATCTCAACATCACTGCCGTGTGGGGCACCGGCGATGTCAGCGAAAAGCCGGTCGGCTTCACCGATGTGCGCGTCAAGGTCGACATGGAATGCGAAGGCATTCCGCAATCGGAAGTCGATGCGTTGATCACCCATGTGAAGAAGTGGTCACCCGTCGCCAACACGTTCACCCGTCCGGTCAATCTCGAAGTGTCCGCGTAA
- a CDS encoding TetR/AcrR family transcriptional regulator gives MTDPTPQDTERATPRDRLMDAATRLFCKNGINATGIDAIVAEAGTAKTTLYKIFKSKGDLVEAVLETEGRSWRAWFLAAIAAPATPREKLDAIFPALKRWFGEDSYTGCVFINAVGEHPKDETRLRDLTIQHKTFVLKHISELAHAAGASRPDALAHQIGLLMDGAIVAAMVTRDPDVADAAAQAAAALLDGACGPARSKRKRTVVLQGGAAALAKEDLSVVE, from the coding sequence ATGACCGATCCGACGCCTCAAGACACCGAAAGGGCCACGCCGCGCGACCGGCTGATGGACGCGGCGACGCGGCTGTTCTGCAAGAACGGCATCAACGCCACCGGCATCGACGCCATCGTGGCCGAGGCCGGGACAGCCAAGACCACGCTGTACAAGATCTTCAAATCAAAGGGAGATCTGGTCGAAGCCGTGCTCGAGACCGAAGGCAGGAGCTGGCGTGCCTGGTTTCTCGCGGCGATCGCAGCGCCTGCCACCCCCCGGGAGAAGCTCGATGCCATCTTCCCGGCGCTGAAAAGATGGTTTGGCGAGGACAGCTATACGGGCTGCGTTTTCATCAACGCCGTGGGCGAACACCCGAAGGACGAGACCCGGCTCCGCGACCTCACAATTCAGCATAAGACATTTGTTCTCAAACACATAAGCGAACTCGCACACGCCGCGGGCGCATCCCGGCCGGATGCGCTGGCGCACCAGATCGGCCTGCTGATGGACGGCGCAATTGTCGCCGCGATGGTGACGCGCGACCCCGATGTGGCCGACGCTGCGGCCCAAGCCGCGGCCGCCCTGCTCGACGGCGCCTGCGGCCCCGCCAGATCAAAGCGCAAGAGAACGGTCGTTCTCCAGGGCGGCGCTGCTGCATTGGCGAAAGAAGACCTTAGTGTCGTCGAATAG
- a CDS encoding 2-oxoglutarate dehydrogenase E1 component, whose protein sequence is MSRQDANAAFALSSFLQGANATYIDDLYARFEKDPSSVDAEWQEFFKSLKDTSADVRKNAAGPSWEKSNWPVTPNDDLTHALDGNWAKVEKAIGAKLAAKAEKGEQVPVGDLIQATRDSVRALMLIRAYRMRGHFHANLDPLGIEGVKDHEELDPKSYGFTDADLDRKIFIDNVIGLEYGTLREITAILQRTYCQTLGVEFMHISNPAQKAWIQERIEGPDKEISFTPEGRRAILMKLIEADGFEKFCDVKFTGTKRFGLDGGESLIPALEQIIKRGGSLGVKEIVLGMPHRGRLNVLTQVMGKPHRALFHEFKGGSANPDEVEGSGDVKYHLGASSDREFDQNKIHLSLTANPSHLEIVDPVVLGKVRAKQDQHGDPPDMRVSVLPLLMHGDAAFAGQGVVAECFALSDLKGYRTGGSIHFIVNNQIGFTTYPRYSRSSPYPSDVAKMIDAPIFHVNGDDPEAVVFAAKIAVEFRQKFHKPVVIDMFCYRRHGHNEGDEPAFTQPVMYKKIGAHQSTVDMYAKRLIAENVLTQADFDKAKADWRAKLDTELEAGTSYKPNKADWLDGKWAGLKIAHEDEEPRRGVTGVDVATLKAIGTQITKVPDGFRIHRTVQRFLDARAKAIASGEGIDWATGEALAFCSLMEEGHHIRLSGQDSERGTFSQRHSVWFDQEDESRYTPFNHLGEKQGRYEVINSLLSEEAVLGFEYGYSLAEPNTLTLWEAQFGDFANGAQVVFDQFISSGERKWLRMSGLVCLLPHGYEGQGPEHSSARLERFLQMCAEDNMQVVNPTTPANYFHMLRRQLKREIRKPLIVMTPKSLLRHKRAVSKLDELGAGTSFHRVLFDDAEKLQPDNKIRRVVLCSGKVYYDLFEEREKRGIDDIYLLRIEQLYPVPLKTLVQELTRFKGAEFVWCQEEPRNMGGWHFIEPYLEWVLNQINATHKRPRYAGRAASAATATGLMSKHLAQLKAFLDEALG, encoded by the coding sequence ATGTCTCGCCAGGACGCGAACGCCGCTTTTGCCCTCTCTTCATTCCTCCAGGGCGCCAACGCTACTTACATCGACGACCTCTATGCCCGCTTCGAAAAGGACCCCTCCTCGGTGGATGCCGAGTGGCAGGAGTTCTTCAAGAGTCTGAAGGACACGTCCGCGGACGTACGGAAGAATGCCGCCGGTCCGTCCTGGGAAAAATCAAACTGGCCGGTGACGCCAAATGACGATCTGACCCATGCTCTGGACGGCAACTGGGCCAAGGTCGAGAAGGCCATCGGCGCCAAGCTCGCCGCCAAAGCCGAGAAGGGCGAGCAGGTTCCGGTCGGCGATCTGATTCAGGCGACACGCGATTCGGTCCGCGCCCTGATGCTGATCCGCGCCTACCGCATGCGCGGCCACTTCCACGCCAATCTCGATCCGCTCGGCATCGAAGGTGTCAAGGATCACGAAGAACTCGATCCGAAGTCCTACGGCTTCACCGACGCCGATCTCGACCGCAAGATCTTCATCGATAACGTCATCGGCCTCGAATACGGCACGCTCCGCGAGATCACCGCGATCCTCCAGCGCACCTATTGCCAGACGCTCGGCGTCGAGTTCATGCACATCTCCAATCCGGCGCAGAAGGCCTGGATCCAGGAACGCATCGAAGGGCCGGACAAGGAAATCTCGTTCACGCCGGAAGGTCGCCGCGCCATTCTGATGAAGCTGATCGAAGCCGATGGCTTCGAGAAGTTCTGCGACGTCAAGTTCACCGGCACCAAGCGCTTCGGCCTCGACGGTGGCGAATCGCTGATCCCCGCACTTGAACAAATCATCAAGCGCGGCGGAAGCCTCGGCGTGAAGGAAATCGTGCTGGGCATGCCGCATCGCGGCCGCCTCAACGTGCTGACCCAGGTCATGGGCAAGCCGCACCGCGCCCTGTTCCATGAGTTCAAGGGTGGCTCGGCGAATCCCGACGAAGTCGAGGGCTCAGGCGACGTGAAGTATCACCTCGGCGCATCGTCGGACCGCGAATTCGACCAGAACAAGATCCATCTGTCGCTGACCGCCAACCCGTCGCATCTCGAAATCGTCGATCCCGTGGTGCTCGGCAAGGTTCGCGCCAAGCAGGATCAGCACGGCGATCCGCCGGACATGCGCGTCTCGGTGCTGCCGCTGCTCATGCATGGCGACGCAGCCTTCGCAGGCCAGGGCGTCGTGGCGGAATGTTTCGCGCTGTCGGACCTGAAGGGCTATCGCACCGGCGGTTCGATCCACTTCATCGTCAACAACCAGATCGGCTTCACCACCTATCCGCGTTACTCGCGTTCGTCGCCCTATCCGTCCGACGTCGCCAAGATGATCGACGCGCCGATCTTCCACGTGAACGGCGACGATCCGGAAGCTGTCGTGTTCGCGGCCAAGATCGCCGTGGAATTCCGTCAGAAGTTCCACAAGCCTGTCGTCATCGACATGTTCTGCTATCGCCGCCACGGCCACAACGAAGGCGACGAGCCGGCATTCACCCAACCGGTGATGTACAAGAAGATCGGCGCGCATCAGTCGACCGTCGATATGTATGCCAAGCGCCTGATCGCCGAGAACGTGCTGACCCAGGCCGATTTCGACAAGGCGAAGGCCGACTGGCGCGCCAAGCTCGATACCGAGCTTGAAGCCGGCACCAGCTACAAGCCGAATAAGGCCGACTGGCTCGACGGCAAGTGGGCCGGCCTCAAGATCGCCCATGAGGACGAAGAGCCGCGCCGCGGTGTCACCGGCGTCGATGTCGCGACGCTGAAGGCGATCGGCACCCAGATCACCAAGGTGCCGGATGGCTTCCGCATCCACCGCACCGTGCAGCGTTTCCTCGACGCACGCGCCAAGGCGATCGCATCAGGCGAAGGCATCGACTGGGCCACTGGCGAAGCACTTGCCTTCTGCTCGCTGATGGAAGAAGGCCACCACATCCGCCTGTCCGGCCAGGACTCCGAGCGCGGCACGTTCTCGCAGCGTCACTCGGTCTGGTTCGACCAGGAAGACGAGAGCCGCTACACGCCGTTCAACCATCTCGGCGAGAAGCAGGGTCGCTACGAGGTTATCAATTCGCTGCTGTCGGAAGAAGCCGTGCTCGGCTTCGAATATGGCTACTCCCTCGCCGAGCCGAACACGTTGACCCTATGGGAAGCGCAGTTCGGTGATTTCGCCAATGGCGCGCAGGTCGTGTTCGACCAGTTCATCTCCTCGGGCGAGCGTAAGTGGCTACGCATGTCGGGCCTCGTCTGCCTTCTGCCGCACGGCTATGAAGGCCAGGGACCCGAGCACTCCTCTGCACGCCTCGAGCGCTTCCTGCAGATGTGCGCGGAAGACAACATGCAGGTGGTCAACCCGACGACCCCGGCGAATTACTTCCATATGCTGCGCCGTCAGCTCAAGCGCGAGATCCGCAAGCCGCTGATCGTGATGACGCCGAAGTCGCTGCTGCGCCACAAGCGTGCCGTGTCGAAGCTCGACGAACTCGGTGCGGGTACCTCGTTCCACCGCGTGCTGTTCGACGATGCCGAGAAGCTGCAGCCGGACAACAAGATCCGCCGCGTCGTGCTGTGCTCCGGCAAGGTCTATTATGATCTTTTCGAAGAGCGCGAGAAGCGCGGCATCGACGACATCTACCTGCTGCGTATCGAGCAGCTCTATCCGGTGCCGCTGAAGACGCTGGTACAGGAACTGACCCGGTTCAAGGGCGCAGAGTTCGTCTGGTGCCAGGAAGAGCCGCGCAATATGGGCGGCTGGCACTTCATCGAGCCCTATCTGGAATGGGTGCTCAACCAGATCAACGCCACACACAAGCGTCCGCGTTACGCCGGCCGCGCCGCCTCGGCCGCGACGGCCACCGGCCTGATGTCCAAGCATCTCGCTCAGCTCAAGGCGTTCCTCGACGAAGCGCTGGGCTAA
- the odhB gene encoding 2-oxoglutarate dehydrogenase complex dihydrolipoyllysine-residue succinyltransferase: protein MTDIRVPTLGESVTEATIGRWFKKPGDAVAVDEPLVELETDKVTIEVPAPSAGTLSEIVAKDGETVAVGALLGQITDGAGGAKPAAAAPKAEAAPAAAPAAAAAAPSKTLAADTPLAPSVRKLSAESGVDAAGVAGSGKDGRVTKGDMLAAIEKAASSPTPVNQPAAAVQVRAASPADDAAREERVKMTRLRQTIARRLKDVQNTAAMLTTFNEVDMTAVMALRTQYKDVFEKKHGNKLGFMGFFTKACVQALKDIPAVNAEIDGSDIIYKNYYHIGVAVGTDKGLVVPVVRECDSKSISQIERDIADFGKRARDGQLKIDEMQGGTFTITNGGIYGSLMSTPILNAPQAGILGMHKIQERPVVVGGKIEIRPMMYLALSYDHRVIDGKEAVTFLVRVKESLEDPARLVLDL, encoded by the coding sequence ATGACTGACATTCGCGTTCCCACGCTCGGCGAGTCCGTGACCGAAGCCACCATCGGCCGCTGGTTCAAGAAGCCCGGCGATGCCGTCGCCGTCGACGAGCCGTTGGTTGAACTCGAGACCGACAAGGTCACCATCGAAGTGCCGGCGCCGTCGGCCGGTACGCTCAGCGAAATCGTCGCCAAGGATGGCGAAACCGTCGCCGTCGGCGCGCTGCTCGGTCAGATCACCGACGGCGCTGGTGGCGCCAAACCGGCTGCTGCCGCGCCGAAGGCCGAAGCTGCTCCGGCTGCTGCGCCGGCCGCCGCCGCTGCAGCACCGTCGAAGACTCTCGCGGCTGATACCCCGCTCGCTCCGTCGGTGCGCAAGCTCTCGGCTGAGAGCGGCGTCGACGCCGCCGGTGTCGCCGGTTCGGGCAAGGATGGGCGCGTGACCAAGGGCGACATGCTCGCCGCCATCGAAAAGGCGGCCTCGTCGCCGACCCCGGTGAACCAGCCAGCCGCTGCCGTGCAAGTGCGCGCCGCTTCTCCGGCTGACGATGCTGCCCGCGAAGAGCGCGTGAAGATGACGCGCCTGCGTCAGACCATCGCCCGCCGCCTCAAGGACGTGCAGAACACCGCTGCGATGCTCACCACCTTCAACGAGGTCGACATGACCGCGGTGATGGCGCTGCGCACGCAGTATAAGGACGTGTTCGAGAAGAAGCACGGCAACAAGCTCGGCTTCATGGGCTTCTTCACCAAGGCCTGCGTGCAGGCGCTGAAGGACATCCCTGCCGTCAATGCGGAGATCGACGGCAGCGACATCATCTACAAGAACTACTACCACATCGGCGTTGCCGTCGGCACCGACAAGGGCCTCGTGGTCCCGGTCGTGCGCGAATGCGACTCGAAGTCGATCTCCCAGATCGAGCGCGACATCGCCGACTTCGGCAAGCGCGCCCGTGACGGCCAGCTCAAGATCGACGAGATGCAGGGCGGCACCTTCACCATCACCAATGGCGGCATCTACGGCTCGCTGATGTCGACCCCGATCCTGAACGCCCCGCAGGCCGGCATCCTCGGCATGCACAAGATCCAGGAGCGTCCGGTCGTGGTCGGCGGCAAGATCGAGATCCGTCCGATGATGTATCTGGCGCTCAGCTACGATCACCGCGTGATCGACGGCAAGGAAGCGGTGACGTTCCTCGTGCGCGTCAAGGAGAGCCTGGAAGATCCGGCACGTCTCGTTCTGGATCTGTAA
- a CDS encoding SDR family oxidoreductase has product MTASQDSVVIITGGSRGIGRATALKAAAQGFKVVVAYASNKTAADEVVAQIEAGNGKSIAVKCDVGSEADILALFKAADAFGPLGALVNNAGIVGPSIRVEDMTAERITRMMAVNVTGSFLCAREAVKRMSTRHGGKGGVIVNLSSVAAKLGSANTYVDYAASKGAIDTFTVGLSQEVAAEGIRVVGLRPGLIDTEIHASGGEPDRAHRLAVHVPMKRVGTADEIANAIVWLLSGDASYITSSILDVSGGR; this is encoded by the coding sequence ATGACTGCTAGTCAAGACAGCGTCGTCATCATCACCGGCGGAAGCCGTGGCATCGGCCGCGCGACAGCGCTCAAGGCGGCTGCTCAGGGCTTCAAGGTCGTGGTCGCCTACGCCAGCAACAAGACGGCGGCCGACGAGGTCGTTGCGCAGATCGAAGCCGGAAACGGCAAGTCCATCGCCGTGAAATGCGATGTCGGCTCGGAGGCCGACATCCTCGCCCTGTTCAAGGCTGCCGATGCCTTCGGTCCGCTCGGCGCGCTGGTGAACAATGCCGGCATCGTCGGCCCCAGCATCCGTGTCGAGGACATGACCGCCGAACGCATCACCCGCATGATGGCGGTGAATGTCACCGGCAGCTTCCTCTGCGCCCGCGAGGCGGTGAAGCGCATGTCCACCAGGCATGGCGGCAAAGGCGGCGTCATCGTCAATCTGTCATCGGTCGCTGCAAAACTGGGCTCGGCCAATACTTACGTCGATTATGCGGCGTCGAAAGGCGCCATAGATACCTTCACCGTCGGTCTCAGCCAGGAAGTCGCCGCCGAAGGCATCCGTGTCGTCGGCCTTCGTCCCGGCCTGATCGACACCGAGATCCACGCCAGCGGCGGCGAGCCCGATCGTGCGCATCGTCTCGCTGTCCATGTACCGATGAAACGTGTCGGCACCGCAGATGAAATCGCCAATGCGATCGTCTGGCTGCTGTCCGGCGATGCCTCCTACATCACGTCATCCATTCTCGACGTGTCGGGTGGCCGTTAA
- the lpdA gene encoding dihydrolipoyl dehydrogenase has translation MATYDLVVIGTGPGGYVCAIRAAQLGMKVAVVEKNSTLGGTCLNVGCMPSKALLHASELFEEAGHSFAKMGIKVAAPALDMPAMMNFKQQGIDGNVKGVEFLMKKNKIDVVSGTGKVLGTGKVEVTGADGKAQTLETKNIVIASGSAVANLKGIAIDEKRIVSSTGALSLEKVPEKLIVVGAGVIGLELGSVWRRLGAQVTVVEFLDRILPGMDGEVAKQFQRMLEKQGMTFKLGAKVTGVDSSGKTLKANIEPAAGGAAESLEADVILVAIGRTPYTAGLGLQEAGVALDERGRIKIDHHFATNVKGVYAIGDVVAGPMLAHKAEDEGVAVAEILAGQAGHVNYDVIPGVVYTTPEVAAVGKTEEELKAAGVNYTVGKFPFTANGRSKVNQTTDGFVKILADAKTDRVLGVHMIGREVGEMIHEACVLMEFGGSAEDLARTCHAHPTRSEAVKEAALAVGKRAIHM, from the coding sequence ATGGCTACTTACGATCTCGTCGTCATCGGCACCGGCCCCGGAGGCTATGTTTGCGCGATCCGCGCAGCGCAGCTCGGCATGAAGGTGGCCGTGGTCGAGAAGAACAGCACGCTGGGTGGCACCTGTCTCAATGTCGGCTGCATGCCGTCGAAGGCGCTGCTGCACGCGTCCGAGCTTTTCGAGGAAGCCGGCCACTCCTTTGCCAAGATGGGCATCAAGGTCGCGGCGCCAGCCCTCGATATGCCAGCGATGATGAACTTCAAGCAGCAGGGCATCGACGGCAACGTCAAGGGCGTCGAATTCCTGATGAAGAAGAACAAGATCGATGTCGTCTCCGGCACCGGCAAAGTGCTCGGCACCGGCAAAGTTGAAGTCACCGGCGCTGACGGCAAGGCCCAGACGCTGGAGACCAAGAACATCGTGATTGCTTCGGGTTCGGCTGTCGCCAATCTGAAGGGCATCGCGATCGACGAGAAGCGTATCGTCTCCTCCACGGGCGCGCTCTCGCTCGAGAAGGTTCCGGAAAAACTGATCGTGGTCGGCGCCGGTGTGATCGGCCTCGAACTCGGCTCGGTGTGGCGCCGGCTCGGCGCGCAGGTGACTGTCGTTGAATTCCTCGATCGCATCCTGCCCGGCATGGACGGCGAAGTCGCAAAACAGTTCCAGCGCATGCTGGAGAAGCAGGGCATGACCTTCAAGCTCGGCGCCAAGGTGACCGGTGTTGACTCGTCGGGCAAGACGCTCAAGGCGAATATCGAGCCCGCCGCTGGCGGCGCTGCTGAATCGCTCGAAGCCGACGTCATTCTCGTGGCCATCGGCCGCACGCCCTACACCGCCGGTCTCGGCCTGCAGGAAGCCGGCGTTGCGCTGGACGAGCGCGGCCGCATCAAGATCGACCATCACTTCGCCACCAATGTGAAGGGCGTCTATGCCATCGGTGACGTGGTTGCCGGTCCGATGCTCGCACACAAGGCGGAAGACGAAGGCGTGGCGGTTGCCGAGATCCTGGCCGGCCAGGCCGGTCACGTGAACTATGACGTGATCCCGGGCGTCGTCTACACCACGCCCGAGGTCGCCGCGGTCGGCAAGACCGAGGAAGAACTCAAGGCCGCTGGTGTGAACTACACTGTCGGCAAGTTCCCGTTTACGGCCAATGGCCGCTCGAAGGTCAACCAGACCACCGACGGTTTCGTGAAGATTCTGGCCGACGCCAAAACCGATCGCGTGCTCGGCGTGCACATGATCGGCCGCGAAGTTGGCGAGATGATCCACGAAGCCTGCGTACTGATGGAATTCGGCGGTTCCGCCGAGGACCTGGCCCGTACCTGCCACGCGCATCCGACCCGCTCGGAAGCGGTCAAGGAAGCGGCGCTTGCAGTGGGCAAGCGTGCCATCCATATGTGA
- a CDS encoding alpha/beta fold hydrolase → MAELARIRTPLLDLAYEQSGPSDGLPAILLHGFPYDIRSYDDAAALINDAGFRTIVPYLRGYGPTRFLSKETIRSGQQAALGQDLLDFMDALRIEKAVVAGYDWGGRAACIVSALWPERVHGLVSCTGYNIQDLTNATRPYEPEQEVRQWYQYYFHTERGRNGLTQNHAGISKLLWKMWSPSWDFDDATFARSASSFDNEDFVDVVVQSYMHRTASVAGDPAYDFVEDRLAAQPRIDVPTIVLHGEDDGVGPVKASENHGRHFTGHYERRVIAGAGHNVPQEKPQEFAEAVIELCRR, encoded by the coding sequence TTGGCTGAACTCGCACGTATCCGAACTCCTCTTCTCGATCTCGCCTATGAACAGAGTGGCCCGAGCGACGGTCTCCCAGCGATCCTTCTGCATGGCTTTCCGTATGACATCCGTAGCTATGACGATGCTGCGGCGCTGATCAACGACGCCGGCTTTCGCACCATCGTGCCCTATCTGCGCGGTTATGGACCAACGCGTTTCCTGTCGAAGGAGACGATCCGCTCCGGACAGCAAGCCGCGCTCGGGCAGGACCTGCTCGATTTCATGGACGCGCTGCGGATCGAAAAAGCGGTCGTCGCGGGCTACGACTGGGGCGGCCGCGCGGCCTGCATCGTCTCGGCGCTATGGCCCGAGCGCGTGCATGGCCTCGTCAGTTGCACCGGCTACAATATCCAGGATCTCACCAACGCCACCCGGCCTTACGAACCGGAACAGGAAGTGCGGCAGTGGTATCAATACTACTTCCACACCGAACGCGGCCGGAACGGCCTGACGCAGAACCACGCCGGTATCAGCAAGCTGCTGTGGAAGATGTGGTCACCCTCCTGGGATTTCGACGATGCGACTTTCGCGCGCTCGGCATCCTCATTCGACAATGAGGATTTCGTCGATGTGGTCGTGCAATCCTACATGCACCGCACCGCCAGTGTGGCCGGCGATCCCGCCTATGATTTTGTCGAGGACCGGCTCGCTGCGCAGCCGAGGATCGATGTGCCGACCATTGTGCTGCATGGAGAAGACGACGGCGTGGGTCCGGTCAAGGCATCGGAGAATCACGGCCGACACTTTACCGGCCATTATGAGCGCCGCGTCATCGCGGGAGCCGGGCACAATGTCCCGCAAGAAAAGCCCCAGGAGTTTGCGGAAGCGGTGATCGAGTTGTGCAGAAGGTAG
- a CDS encoding DUF4337 domain-containing protein — translation MGAHESMEHAEHAEHASGSNKKIALLISLLALFLAFSETLGKGAQTESISKNVEASNLWAFFQAKSVRRTVVQATSEHAKLSLGLMGDDAAKAALAKQIDDWNKTAQRYRNEPETGEGSEQLAARAKHAEHERDLAMARYHHYEVASAAFQIGIVLASATIITGMLALAWVAGALGLVGLGFTAIGLFAPHAVHLM, via the coding sequence ATGGGCGCGCATGAGAGTATGGAGCACGCGGAGCATGCCGAGCATGCGTCCGGCTCGAACAAGAAGATCGCACTGCTGATTTCGCTGCTGGCGCTGTTTCTGGCGTTCTCGGAAACGCTCGGCAAGGGCGCGCAGACCGAATCGATCAGCAAGAATGTCGAGGCTTCGAATCTGTGGGCCTTCTTCCAGGCCAAGAGCGTCCGCCGTACCGTGGTGCAGGCGACCTCGGAACACGCCAAACTCAGCCTGGGCCTGATGGGCGACGATGCCGCGAAGGCGGCGCTGGCCAAGCAGATCGATGACTGGAACAAGACGGCGCAACGTTACCGCAACGAGCCGGAAACCGGTGAAGGCTCCGAACAGCTCGCCGCGCGCGCGAAGCATGCGGAGCATGAGCGCGATCTCGCAATGGCGCGTTATCATCACTACGAAGTGGCTTCAGCTGCCTTCCAGATCGGAATCGTGCTCGCCTCGGCAACGATCATTACAGGCATGCTCGCGCTGGCCTGGGTCGCGGGCGCGCTCGGTCTCGTCGGCCTCGGCTTTACCGCCATCGGCCTGTTCGCGCCGCATGCCGTGCATCTGATGTGA